The Prevotella sp. E2-28 genome includes the window GGTCAGGAGGGTAGTTTCGTTTATGTAATGGATATGAGCGCTGGCATTCCCTACATTAGCACTACGCTCTCTACCGATGTTACTGCTCAGGTAAAGGCTAAACTCGGATTGAAGTAAAAGATTATTTGTCTAGTAATAGTAGGGCCTGCATTCGTTTTGTAATGCAGGCCCTTTTTGCAACTTTCCAAGTTATAAATATTGAGAAAAAAACTCAATTCATTTCGTTATTTGGGAAAATATGCCTAATTTTGCGGCCGAATCATTAGAATATTTATAACAAGATATGAAAAGAATTCTTTTAGTGATATTCGCCTGTATCGCATTGACAGCGCAGGCACAGGTGTCAGATAGCGCACAGGTCGTCAAGTTTGGATATCTGAGTTATGAATCCGTACTGAAGACGATGCCCGAGTATGGTGCTGTGATGATGCGTATGGATTCATTGCGCAGTGCATTCAATGCGGAGATGCAGCGCGTGGAGAATGAGTTCAATCGTAAATACGAGGACTTCTTGGAAGGTCAGAAGGACTTTCCACGTACTATCCTTCTGAAGCGTCAGACAGAACTTCAGGAGATGATGCAGAAGAATCTTTCTTTCAAGCAGCAGTTGCAGAAAGAACTGACAGATACTGAGGCCCAATTGATGGCTCCGTTGCGCATCCATCTGAATGAGGTCATCGCTACTATCGCCCGCGAGCAGAAGTTGGCACTGGTTATTAATACCGACGCTAATGCCTGTCCGTTTATTGAGCCTATGCTGGGCGTTGATTTGAATAGTGCCGTTATCACAAAACTGGGAAAATGAAACTTTCGCAGGTCCCTGGTCCCATAGGTGTCTTTGACAGTGGTTATGGCGGACTGACCATCCTTCATGGCATCCGTCAGTTGTTACCTGAATACGATTATCTGTATCTGGGTGATAATGCGCGTGCCCCTTACGGACCTCGTTCCTTCGAAGTTGTCTATGAGTTTACCCGTCAGGCTGTGTTGCGACTGTTTGAGATGGGATGCCATTTGGTTATCCTCGGATGTAATACGGCCTCGGCTAAGGCCTTGCGCACCATTCAGCAGGTCGATCTGCCCAAATGGGATCCTGATCGCCGTGTGCTGGGTGTTATCCGTCCTACGGCAGAGGTGATTGGCGAGCTAACTAAGAGCCGTCATATAGGTGTGCTGGCTACTGAGGGTACCATCAAGAGTGAAAGTTATAATCTTGAGATTCAGAAACTGCATCCCGATATTCAGGTGTCGGGTGTGCCTTGTCCTTTCTGGGTGCCGTTAGTGGAATATAACGAGGCAGATTCTCCTGGTGCTGACTATTTTGTCAAGAAGTGTATAGATCAGGCTATGCATCAAGACCCATTGATTGACACACTCATACTGGGCTGTACCCATTATCCGCTTCTCATGCCGAAAATCTTGAAGTATCTGCCTGCAGGTGTAAGGGTAGTGCCTCAAGGTGAATACGTAGCTGAGAGCCTGAAAGCATATCTTCAGCGCCATCCGCAGATGGAACAGCATTGCTCAAAAGGCGGCACAGCCCATTATCTCACTACCGAGAATCCTGAGAAGTTCAAAGACCAGGCTCTGATATTCTTACATGAGCCTGTAGAGGTAGATAAGATTACCTTAGTTTAGTAGGCGTTTGGAGAAGTAATGTACTGGATACCAAACGCTGAGGAATCCTACAGCTAATACCGTAATAAAGATGATGATGATATCCCATGGGTGTACGCTGACGGGATAAGCATTGATAACGAAGGCACCTTCGCTGCTGCCCAGTGAGATAAGGCCAAAGGTCTGCTGAAGCCAACAGAGCAACAGACCAATAATGATGCCTATCACAGCACCAATAGCAGAGATGATACGACCTTCGAACAGGAAAATCTGCGTTATCTGACGATCGGTAGCACCTAGATTACGTAGCGTCACCACATCATCTTTCTTGTCAATAATCAGCATGGAGAGTGAGCCGATAATATTAAAGCAGGCTACCATCAGAATGAATGTCAGGAAGATATAGGCGATGAGCTTTTCTATCTTCATGATGCGGAAGGTTTCGTCCTGCTGCTCATAGCGATCCATTACCTGATATTTCTCACCTGCAATTTGTTTAATCTTTTCTTTTGTTGCCTCAAAGTCACTACCCTGTTTCAGTCGCAGTTCAAGGGAAGAAATCATACCTTGCTGGTCGAAAATACGACGGGCAAAGCCAATACTGGTGAGTAGATAGTCGCGGTCGTATTTTGCCTGTTGAACCTCGAACACCACGCCTGGCGAATAGAGCTCATCCTGAACGAAACCGTCAGCAGGGTCGCTCATGTCCAGTTGCCCCTCGCGGCGGGGAGCAAAGATTTGTAGTGGTTGGAGGTAATTCACTCCCAGCCCCAGTTTCTCTGACAATTGAATACCAGGGATGCCGTAATGCATGTCGGCTGCATGTAGTTCAAAGGTGCCGTCGCCATAAAGAATCTTACGGATGTGGGTCAACTGCTCAAAATTATCCTCTACACCCTTAACGTGAATCATGGCCTGACGACCATTATAGACAGCCATAGCCTGATCTTCCACACATTCCGTTGCCACTGCAACCTCGTCTAAAGTCTTTATCTTTAGTAGTGCAGGGTCATCTGCAGGTGTGGTCTTTCCCTCTACGGGTACAATCTTCAGTTGGGGGTCGAAAGCCGTGAAAAATGAAGCTACTAAGTCGCTGAAACCATTAAACACGCTCAAGGTTACTACCATAGCCATCGTGGCT containing:
- a CDS encoding OmpH family outer membrane protein, producing MKRILLVIFACIALTAQAQVSDSAQVVKFGYLSYESVLKTMPEYGAVMMRMDSLRSAFNAEMQRVENEFNRKYEDFLEGQKDFPRTILLKRQTELQEMMQKNLSFKQQLQKELTDTEAQLMAPLRIHLNEVIATIAREQKLALVINTDANACPFIEPMLGVDLNSAVITKLGK
- the murI gene encoding glutamate racemase, whose protein sequence is MKLSQVPGPIGVFDSGYGGLTILHGIRQLLPEYDYLYLGDNARAPYGPRSFEVVYEFTRQAVLRLFEMGCHLVILGCNTASAKALRTIQQVDLPKWDPDRRVLGVIRPTAEVIGELTKSRHIGVLATEGTIKSESYNLEIQKLHPDIQVSGVPCPFWVPLVEYNEADSPGADYFVKKCIDQAMHQDPLIDTLILGCTHYPLLMPKILKYLPAGVRVVPQGEYVAESLKAYLQRHPQMEQHCSKGGTAHYLTTENPEKFKDQALIFLHEPVEVDKITLV
- a CDS encoding FtsX-like permease family protein, translating into MNFPFYIARRYLFSKKSTNVINIISGISVLGVAVATMAMVVTLSVFNGFSDLVASFFTAFDPQLKIVPVEGKTTPADDPALLKIKTLDEVAVATECVEDQAMAVYNGRQAMIHVKGVEDNFEQLTHIRKILYGDGTFELHAADMHYGIPGIQLSEKLGLGVNYLQPLQIFAPRREGQLDMSDPADGFVQDELYSPGVVFEVQQAKYDRDYLLTSIGFARRIFDQQGMISSLELRLKQGSDFEATKEKIKQIAGEKYQVMDRYEQQDETFRIMKIEKLIAYIFLTFILMVACFNIIGSLSMLIIDKKDDVVTLRNLGATDRQITQIFLFEGRIISAIGAVIGIIIGLLLCWLQQTFGLISLGSSEGAFVINAYPVSVHPWDIIIIFITVLAVGFLSVWYPVHYFSKRLLN